The genomic segment CCGCGCAGGGCATTCAGACTGAGGACGTGCCACAGCAAGTTCCGCTGAAGTTTGACCTGGAAACGGTGACCCGGTATCAGAACCAGGCGATTACCCAGATGGTGCGTAAAGCGGTGCCAAAAACCACGGGTAGCGGTGATGAGTCGCTCTCTGGCGACAGCAAAGACTTCCTGGCGCAGCTGTCTCTGCCCGCGCGTCTTGCCAGTGAAGAGAGCGGCGTGCCGCATCATCTGATCCTGGCGCAGGCCGCGCTGGAATCAGGCTGGGGCCAACGCCAAATCCTTAAGGAGAATGGCGAGCCGAGCTTTAACCTCTTTGGCGTGAAGGCCAGTTCCAGCTGGAAGGGGCCGACAACCGAGATAACCACCACCGAGTATGAAAACGGCGCCGCAGTGAAGGTGAAAGCCAAATTCCGCGTTTACAGCTCTTATCTTGAAGCGTTGTCAGATTATGTGGGGCTGCTAAGCCGAAACCCGCGTTATACCGCCGTGACCCAGGCCGCAACGCCGGAGCAGGGGGCTCAGGCCCTGCAAAACGCAGGCTACGCCACCGATCCTAACTATGCACGCAAACTCACCAGTATGATCCAGCAGTTGAAATCGATGGGCGAGAAGGTCAGTAAAGCCTATAGCACAGATATTGAAAATCTGTTCTGAAAGTTCTCAAGTCCCGATGGAGGCTGCCGATAACCTTCATCAGGACTCGTGTCTGAACGTATAAAAGGAACCCCCATGTCCAGTTTGATTAACAGCGCCATGAGTG from the unidentified bacterial endosymbiont genome contains:
- the flgJ gene encoding flagellar assembly peptidoglycan hydrolase FlgJ, producing MLTDSKLLTSAAWDAQSLNDLKTKAGKDPAANIRPVARQVEGMFVQMMLKSMRETLPKDGIFSSDSTRLYTSMYDQQIAQQMTAGKGLGLADMIVKQTAAAQGIQTEDVPQQVPLKFDLETVTRYQNQAITQMVRKAVPKTTGSGDESLSGDSKDFLAQLSLPARLASEESGVPHHLILAQAALESGWGQRQILKENGEPSFNLFGVKASSSWKGPTTEITTTEYENGAAVKVKAKFRVYSSYLEALSDYVGLLSRNPRYTAVTQAATPEQGAQALQNAGYATDPNYARKLTSMIQQLKSMGEKVSKAYSTDIENLF